A genome region from Blautia coccoides includes the following:
- a CDS encoding lantibiotic immunity ABC transporter MutG family permease subunit, with translation MAEFYRFLKSRAYMMRHSLFFSAHILIPLAGIFLYLAYMGIRPANGWEHLTSYVTLLAMAYPAVIGIVTAMLTDREAKAGHMQNLLAAPSRVKTLSSELLLFLLPGFLAVGIALFGYQAVLILKGEGIVLGIRDLFLLIFVLWASNVPVYVIHLFLGFRFGEGVTIGAGVGESVISAVMLTGLGDGVWYVWWPSYGMRFSTLLLALKQGAGGSLLRQIRLGGICYLTVSVLSLVMIFIWFQRFEGRKEEA, from the coding sequence ATGGCGGAATTTTACAGATTTTTAAAAAGCAGGGCATATATGATGCGGCACTCACTCTTTTTTTCGGCTCATATCCTGATCCCGCTGGCGGGTATTTTCTTATATCTGGCATATATGGGAATCCGGCCGGCGAACGGCTGGGAACATTTGACTTCCTATGTGACACTTTTAGCCATGGCTTATCCTGCCGTCATCGGAATCGTGACGGCCATGCTTACGGACAGAGAAGCGAAAGCAGGGCATATGCAGAACCTTCTGGCGGCGCCCAGCCGTGTAAAAACCTTATCTTCAGAGCTGCTGCTGTTTCTGCTGCCCGGTTTTCTCGCGGTGGGAATCGCGCTGTTTGGTTATCAAGCGGTGCTTATCCTCAAAGGGGAAGGCATAGTGCTGGGGATCAGGGACCTTTTTTTACTCATATTTGTGCTTTGGGCATCGAATGTGCCTGTCTATGTCATTCATTTATTTTTAGGATTTCGTTTTGGCGAAGGGGTTACCATCGGTGCCGGTGTGGGGGAATCCGTCATCTCAGCCGTCATGCTGACAGGTCTTGGGGACGGTGTCTGGTATGTGTGGTGGCCATCCTACGGAATGCGCTTTTCTACTCTGCTGCTTGCCTTGAAACAGGGGGCAGGCGGGAGTTTGCTGCGTCAGATCCGTCTTGGGGGAATTTGCTATCTTACGGTTTCTGTGTTATCCTTGGTCATGATATTTATCTGGTTTCAGAGATTTGAAGGACGGAAAGAGGAGGCGTAA
- a CDS encoding lantibiotic immunity ABC transporter MutE/EpiE family permease subunit gives MRMIRAELFKMRHSTMGKLIWLVPAAAVVLGYLISMAGPYAQQFTYNIWYGTFYPCLIPLLCAMNMRCEIRLHYQALLTSPEFGAGQWAAKCIAAALRLLLAQVIFWGAVSLLGMIFVTGVPVVRGGAGVLLVWAVSLWQIPFYFMLSSKIGMIPSVILGLLAAFFSFSVVEKGLFFLFPFSIADRLMCPVLHIRPNGLLLEQGDALLDASVFVPGICTGFALLAAVFWITAKWWMRREAV, from the coding sequence ATGCGGATGATTCGTGCGGAATTATTTAAAATGCGGCACTCTACAATGGGAAAACTGATATGGCTGGTGCCGGCCGCGGCGGTGGTGCTTGGATATCTCATAAGCATGGCTGGGCCTTATGCACAGCAGTTTACTTATAACATTTGGTATGGAACATTTTATCCCTGTCTGATCCCTCTTTTGTGTGCCATGAATATGCGCTGTGAGATCAGGCTTCATTACCAGGCTTTGCTCACCTCGCCGGAATTCGGTGCCGGACAGTGGGCGGCAAAATGCATTGCAGCGGCTCTGCGGCTGCTGCTGGCACAGGTGATCTTCTGGGGGGCTGTCAGCCTGCTTGGAATGATTTTTGTAACCGGGGTTCCTGTTGTTCGGGGCGGAGCGGGCGTGTTGTTAGTGTGGGCGGTCAGTTTGTGGCAGATTCCTTTTTATTTCATGCTGTCCTCTAAGATTGGGATGATACCTTCTGTCATTCTGGGGCTTCTGGCCGCTTTTTTCAGTTTTTCCGTGGTGGAAAAAGGACTTTTTTTCCTCTTTCCCTTTTCCATTGCAGACCGGCTTATGTGTCCTGTACTGCATATCCGCCCCAATGGGCTGCTGCTGGAACAGGGAGATGCCCTTTTGGATGCGTCTGTGTTTGTCCCGGGCATCTGTACAGGGTTTGCTTTGCTGGCGGCAGTGTTTTGGATCACTGCAAAATGGTGGATGAGACGGGAGGCAGTGTGA
- a CDS encoding lantibiotic protection ABC transporter ATP-binding protein, with product MSEYILRTENLSKSFKGRKAVSKVSLAIEEGCIYGLLGPNGAGKSTLLKMIAGMLRPTGGKIYFGDHEWCRKDLYQIGALIENPPIYENLTAEENLRVHTLQRGLPEERIHQVLETVDLKHTGKKRAGQFSYGMKQRLGIAAALLGNPKLLILDEPTNGLDPIGIQELRNLIRWFPEQGITVILSSHILGEVQQTADRIGIIAGGVLGYEGDVTREENLEELFMEVVRKNGRD from the coding sequence ATGAGTGAGTATATTTTGAGGACAGAAAACCTGAGTAAATCCTTCAAAGGCCGCAAAGCAGTGAGCAAAGTATCCCTGGCCATAGAAGAGGGATGTATCTACGGCCTTCTTGGGCCAAACGGGGCGGGAAAATCTACCCTGCTAAAAATGATCGCCGGAATGCTGAGGCCCACAGGAGGAAAGATCTATTTTGGGGATCATGAGTGGTGCAGAAAAGATCTGTACCAGATTGGAGCGCTGATCGAAAATCCTCCTATTTATGAAAATCTCACGGCAGAAGAAAATCTGAGGGTGCACACTCTCCAGCGGGGACTTCCTGAGGAGAGGATCCACCAGGTGCTGGAGACGGTGGATTTAAAACATACGGGAAAAAAGAGAGCCGGTCAGTTTTCCTATGGCATGAAACAGCGTTTGGGCATTGCAGCCGCACTTCTTGGAAATCCCAAACTTCTGATCCTGGATGAACCTACAAACGGTCTAGACCCCATCGGTATCCAGGAACTTAGGAATCTGATCCGCTGGTTTCCGGAACAGGGCATAACAGTCATTCTCTCCAGTCATATTTTAGGCGAGGTGCAGCAGACGGCAGACCGTATCGGCATCATAGCAGGGGGCGTGCTGGGATATGAGGGAGATGTCACCCGTGAGGAGAATCTGGAAGAACTCTTTATGGAAGTTGTGAGAAAGAATGGGAGGGACTGA
- a CDS encoding ABC transporter permease, translating into MRQLVRYEWKKIWGSRLNQLTVLGCCMFLLFCVYSVIAQTHAADEKGNSVYGMEAVKILKEMPTVPVTQENAEQLMQEYLDCTEDPAMNSDKAETNFLNEEVYKTLYRRNREFFSLMTANYQGSSRELNIKEVFQKSMGKDFYKSRSAQLAIELDGFVKTGMILDSQKDYWIKKDEQVRDLKLGSFQFWKDMIDSAGWIMLIMPLICVGIAPMFAGEYQTGAASMLLTMRYGKSRLARAKILTAILYATTVYWGIVLTYAGIYLMIFGPQGGTIPIQAYDTANFISYSLTMWQAVLLVAFLHYGAVLCMTAATLLLSAVFKNSYGVIIVDFLLVLIPSFLYESSGGYVWKHVLALVPSKISEFRFTDYLAYNIPGRVIGLPAALAVTDAICIVGFILASGYAFKRHQVNK; encoded by the coding sequence ATGAGACAGTTGGTCAGGTATGAATGGAAAAAAATATGGGGGAGCCGGCTGAACCAGCTCACGGTACTGGGATGCTGTATGTTTCTGCTCTTCTGTGTCTATTCTGTAATTGCGCAGACCCATGCGGCAGATGAAAAAGGAAACAGTGTATACGGAATGGAGGCTGTGAAAATCCTGAAAGAAATGCCTACAGTACCAGTTACCCAGGAAAATGCGGAACAGCTTATGCAGGAGTATCTGGATTGTACAGAAGACCCGGCAATGAATTCAGATAAGGCGGAGACAAATTTTCTGAACGAGGAAGTATACAAAACTCTCTATAGAAGAAACAGGGAATTCTTCTCTCTCATGACGGCAAATTACCAGGGCAGCAGCAGAGAACTGAATATAAAAGAAGTGTTTCAGAAGAGCATGGGAAAAGATTTTTATAAGAGCCGGAGCGCGCAGCTTGCCATAGAGCTGGATGGCTTTGTGAAGACCGGTATGATACTGGACAGCCAGAAAGACTACTGGATCAAAAAGGATGAACAGGTCAGAGATCTGAAATTGGGCAGTTTTCAGTTCTGGAAAGATATGATAGATTCTGCGGGGTGGATCATGCTGATCATGCCCTTGATCTGTGTGGGCATTGCCCCCATGTTTGCAGGGGAGTACCAGACAGGCGCTGCCTCTATGCTGCTTACCATGCGCTATGGAAAGAGCCGGCTGGCAAGGGCAAAAATACTCACTGCTATCCTCTACGCGACGACTGTTTACTGGGGAATTGTACTGACGTATGCGGGGATTTACCTGATGATATTTGGTCCTCAGGGGGGAACCATTCCTATACAGGCCTATGACACTGCAAATTTTATCAGTTATTCCCTGACTATGTGGCAGGCTGTGCTGTTGGTGGCATTTCTGCATTACGGGGCAGTGCTCTGTATGACTGCTGCCACCCTGCTCCTCTCAGCCGTTTTTAAGAACAGCTATGGGGTCATTATTGTTGATTTTCTGCTGGTGCTGATACCAAGTTTCCTGTATGAAAGCTCAGGCGGTTATGTCTGGAAACATGTGCTTGCACTGGTGCCGTCTAAAATATCCGAGTTTCGTTTTACGGACTATCTGGCCTATAATATACCCGGAAGAGTGATCGGTCTGCCTGCCGCGCTGGCTGTGACGGATGCGATTTGTATTGTGGGATTTATTCTTGCCTCAGGATATGCGTTTAAGCGGCATCAAGTTAATAAGTAG
- a CDS encoding ABC transporter ATP-binding protein has translation MKLSMERLTKQFKNKIAVDRVSMELEEGIYGFLGANGAGKTTLMQMLCGIVTPTSGEVRLDGRNNIEMGEAYRDLLGYLPQEFGYSPSFTARDFMLYIAAVKGLMPAYAKKKTKELLELIDLSKDADRKIRTFSGGMKRRLGIAQALLNDPKILILDEPTAGLDPKERAYFRNMLSGLSKDRIVILSTHIVSDVEYIADRILIMKKGKFIMNGTVTELTESINGEVWECEAQESTLRSLDHSICVVNSHRQGKNIRLRAVSPIKPMESAVQAEPNLEDLYLSVFYDETDERGRW, from the coding sequence GTGAAATTATCTATGGAACGGCTGACAAAACAGTTTAAGAATAAAATTGCAGTGGACAGAGTGAGTATGGAACTGGAGGAGGGGATTTATGGATTTTTAGGGGCTAACGGTGCGGGAAAGACAACACTTATGCAGATGCTGTGCGGAATTGTGACTCCCACATCGGGGGAGGTCAGACTGGATGGACGCAATAATATAGAAATGGGAGAGGCCTACCGGGATCTGCTTGGATATCTTCCCCAGGAATTCGGCTATTCCCCCAGCTTTACTGCCAGAGATTTTATGCTTTATATCGCAGCGGTGAAGGGGCTGATGCCTGCCTATGCAAAGAAAAAGACAAAAGAACTTCTGGAGCTTATTGATCTTTCAAAAGATGCAGACCGGAAAATCCGTACATTTTCCGGAGGTATGAAGCGGAGACTGGGCATAGCACAGGCGCTGCTCAATGATCCGAAGATACTGATCCTGGATGAACCCACCGCAGGCCTTGATCCAAAGGAGAGGGCTTATTTCAGAAATATGCTCTCCGGCCTTTCAAAGGACAGGATCGTTATTTTGTCCACACATATAGTCTCTGATGTGGAGTATATAGCTGACAGGATACTTATTATGAAAAAAGGTAAATTTATCATGAACGGCACAGTGACAGAGTTGACAGAAAGTATAAATGGAGAGGTTTGGGAATGTGAGGCTCAGGAGAGTACACTGAGAAGCCTGGACCACAGCATCTGTGTGGTCAATTCCCATCGCCAGGGGAAAAATATCCGCCTGCGCGCGGTCAGCCCTATAAAGCCCATGGAATCGGCTGTGCAGGCAGAGCCGAATCTGGAGGATTTATATCTGAGCGTATTTTATGATGAGACGGACGAGAGGGGGAGATGGTAG
- a CDS encoding RNA polymerase sigma factor, producing MSEKKILKNIRSGQQESVEILIKKYYRDIYTYCFCRVEDRQTAQDLTQEVFLRFLQNLDSYEHTGKLKNYLYVTAGNLIKDHYRKRKEDVWEDEKIQQTADKLSAGTENISDRLTLQEIIRGLPELERELILLRYYQNLHLGEIARIVSMPVSTVRYRLKQAEISIKNKWEE from the coding sequence ATGTCCGAGAAGAAAATCCTAAAGAACATCCGAAGCGGCCAGCAGGAATCTGTGGAAATACTGATAAAAAAATATTACAGAGATATCTATACATACTGCTTCTGCCGGGTGGAGGACAGACAGACCGCCCAGGATCTGACACAGGAGGTATTCCTGCGCTTTCTACAGAATCTGGACAGTTATGAGCACACAGGAAAACTGAAAAATTATCTCTATGTGACAGCAGGAAATCTGATAAAAGATCATTACAGAAAAAGAAAAGAAGACGTTTGGGAGGATGAGAAAATACAGCAGACTGCAGATAAGCTCTCTGCCGGGACAGAAAATATCAGTGACAGGCTTACTCTGCAGGAAATTATCCGTGGGCTTCCGGAACTGGAAAGGGAATTAATACTTCTCAGGTATTATCAGAATCTGCATCTGGGGGAAATCGCCCGGATCGTCTCCATGCCTGTATCCACAGTGCGGTACAGATTGAAGCAGGCAGAGATATCTATTAAAAACAAGTGGGAGGAGTGA
- a CDS encoding Rpn family recombination-promoting nuclease/putative transposase, with protein sequence MARKKFEQLNLKDAFLFSAALEDPEACRLILELFLGHPISKVIVHAEHSILLSSDFKSIRLDIYASDEILAGYNLEMQNKNEYNLPKRSRYYQSELDIASLKPGETYDHLKPSYIIFVCTFDPFDKGLYKYTFENRCLETEMALGDETQKIFFNTKGTNPKDVSEELIAFLEYIEDSTDLCAAKTPSETVHKIHNRVKELKKNRETGAKFMMLEEWIKIENKDAIAEGQAKGRAEGRAEEQNRYSSLILHLAKDGRNEGMKKSL encoded by the coding sequence ATGGCAAGGAAAAAATTTGAACAGTTAAATCTAAAGGATGCTTTTTTGTTTTCCGCAGCACTGGAAGATCCTGAGGCATGCCGGCTGATACTTGAGCTGTTCCTCGGACATCCCATTTCAAAAGTGATCGTACATGCAGAACACAGCATACTGCTGAGTTCTGACTTTAAAAGTATTCGTCTGGACATTTATGCCAGTGATGAAATACTGGCAGGTTATAATCTGGAAATGCAGAATAAAAATGAGTACAACCTGCCCAAAAGGTCGCGGTATTATCAAAGTGAGCTGGATATAGCTTCCCTAAAACCGGGAGAAACTTATGACCACCTGAAGCCAAGCTATATTATTTTCGTCTGCACTTTCGACCCCTTCGACAAAGGTCTGTACAAATATACCTTTGAAAACCGCTGCCTGGAAACAGAGATGGCACTTGGGGATGAGACGCAGAAAATCTTTTTCAATACAAAGGGGACAAACCCTAAAGATGTCTCAGAGGAACTGATCGCATTTCTTGAATACATAGAGGACAGCACTGATCTCTGTGCAGCCAAGACACCAAGTGAAACTGTTCACAAGATCCACAATAGAGTCAAAGAACTGAAGAAAAATCGGGAAACGGGGGCGAAGTTTATGATGTTGGAAGAATGGATCAAAATTGAAAACAAAGATGCCATTGCTGAAGGACAGGCTAAAGGAAGAGCTGAAGGACGAGCTGAAGAACAAAATCGTTACAGCAGCCTTATTCTCCACCTGGCAAAGGACGGAAGAAATGAGGGTATGAAGAAAAGTCTGTAA
- a CDS encoding IS256 family transposase — protein sequence MAREKKPVHRVQMTEGKRNIIHQLLEEYDIQTAEDIQDALKDLLGGTIKEMLEAEMEDHLGYEKSERSDNEDYRNGYKRKRVNSSYGTMEIEVPQDRKSTFQPQVVKKRQKDISDIDQKIISMYAKGMTTRQISETIEDIYGFETSEGFISDVTDKILPQIEDWQNRPLDEVYPILFIDAIHYSVRDNGVIRKLAAYVILGINTEGKKEVLTIQVGDNESSKYWLSVLNELKNRGVKDILILCADGLAGIKEAIAAAFPKTEYQRCIVHQVRNTLKYVPDKDRKAFATDLKTIYQAPDEKKALAALERVTEKWTPKYPNSMKRWKDNWDSISPIFKFSADVRKVIYTTNAIESLNSTYRKLNQQRSVFPSDTALLKALYLATFEATKRWTTTIRNWGQVYGELSIMYEGRLPE from the coding sequence AGCTGAAGATATTCAGGATGCTCTGAAAGATCTTCTGGGTGGAACAATCAAAGAAATGTTGGAAGCAGAAATGGAGGATCATCTGGGATATGAAAAATCTGAACGCTCTGATAACGAGGATTACCGAAATGGCTACAAACGCAAACGCGTAAACAGCAGTTATGGTACCATGGAGATTGAGGTCCCTCAGGATCGCAAATCCACTTTTCAGCCTCAGGTCGTAAAAAAACGCCAGAAAGATATTTCAGATATTGATCAGAAGATCATTTCTATGTACGCCAAAGGGATGACCACCCGACAGATTTCTGAAACGATCGAAGATATTTACGGCTTTGAAACTTCGGAAGGATTTATTTCTGATGTAACAGATAAGATCCTTCCTCAGATCGAAGACTGGCAGAACCGTCCCTTAGATGAAGTATATCCGATCCTTTTTATCGATGCGATCCACTATTCTGTCCGGGATAACGGGGTGATCCGCAAACTAGCGGCATATGTGATCCTGGGGATCAATACGGAAGGAAAAAAGGAAGTCCTTACCATTCAGGTTGGAGATAATGAAAGCTCTAAATATTGGCTTTCTGTTCTGAATGAATTAAAAAACCGGGGTGTAAAAGACATCCTGATCCTTTGTGCCGACGGTCTGGCCGGGATCAAAGAAGCCATCGCGGCTGCCTTCCCCAAAACAGAATATCAACGCTGTATTGTCCATCAAGTAAGAAATACCCTGAAATATGTTCCGGATAAAGACAGGAAGGCTTTTGCAACGGATCTGAAGACAATCTATCAGGCGCCAGACGAAAAGAAAGCTCTGGCAGCCCTTGAGAGGGTAACAGAGAAATGGACACCAAAATATCCGAATTCCATGAAACGCTGGAAGGATAACTGGGATTCTATTTCTCCGATCTTCAAGTTTTCAGCAGATGTCCGGAAGGTCATATACACGACCAATGCCATAGAATCCCTGAATTCCACGTATCGGAAATTAAACCAGCAGAGAAGTGTATTTCCGAGCGATACAGCGCTGCTGAAAGCCCTGTATCTAGCCACTTTTGAAGCAACAAAAAGGTGGACTACCACCATCCGGAACTGGGGCCAGGTCTACGGTGAACTGAGTATTATGTATGAGGGACGGCTTCCAGAATAA